One Phaseolus vulgaris cultivar G19833 chromosome 2, P. vulgaris v2.0, whole genome shotgun sequence DNA window includes the following coding sequences:
- the LOC137811398 gene encoding uncharacterized protein → MAFQEKANRFKRQPEKNSSASNNGRTPGAVKFSTDTERLQHVNSIRKAPVGAQMKRVIDLLFETRKALTMEQINEACYVDMRANKDVFESMRKNPKIKYDGEKFSYKSKHDVRDKSQLLFLVRKFPEGIAVVDLKDSYPTVMEDLQALKASREVWLLSNFDSQEDIAYPNDPKVPMKVDDDLKQLFRGIELPRDMIDIERDLQKNGMKPATNTAKRRSAAQMEGISTKPKPKKKNEITKRTKLTNAHLPELFQNLNNS, encoded by the exons atGGCGTTTCAGGAGAAGGCAAACAGGTTTAAAAGGCAGCCAGAGAAGAATTCCTCTGCTTCAAACAATGGAAGAACTCCAGGTGCTGTCAAATTCTCTACCGACACGGAAAGACTTCAACATGTTAATAGCATACGCAAAGCCCCCGTAGGGGCTCAGATGAAGCGTGTTATTGATCTCCTTTTTGAG ACCCGAAAGGCTTTAACGATGGAGCAAATAAATGAAGCGTGTTACGTGGACATGAGAGCTAATAAAGATGTTTTTGAGAGTATGAGGAAAAacccaaaaataaaatatgatggGGAAAAATTCTCTTACAAG TCCAAGCATGATGTTAGGGACAAAAGTCAGCTGCTTTTCCTGGTACGTAAGTTTCCAGAGGGCATTGCTGTTGTTGACCTAAAAGATTCTTACCCAACTGTGATGGAAGACTTGCAG GCTTTGAAAGCTTCAAGGGAGGTTTGGCTGTTATCTAACTTTGACTCGCAAGAGGACATTGCCTACCCGAATGATCCTAAAGTGCCCATGAAGGTGGATGATGACCTAAAACAGCTTTTCCGGGGGATTGAATTGCCTCGTGATATGATTGACATAGAGAGGGATCTACAAAAGAATGGAATGAAGCCTGCTACTAACACTGCAAAGAGGAGGAGTGCAGCGCAAATGGAAGGCATTTCAACAAAGCCTAAACCTAAGAAGAAGAATGAAATCACTAAGAGGACCAAGCTGACTAATGCCCATCTTCCGGAGCTTTTtcagaatttaaataattcctGA
- the LOC137811399 gene encoding remorin 1.4-like has product MGEEVSNKTETESHSAVVDSVPPLQEKESDKPDPSNENVTSPSPPVQKVEDHAAEKDTEDSVSKDVMLARVLTEKRLALIKAWEESEKTKAENRAYKKHSAVELWEDSRKASVEAELKKIEENMERKKAEYVEKMKNKVAEIHRLAEEKRANVKAQKREEFLGVEETAEKFRSRGVTPRKFFACFSA; this is encoded by the exons ATGGGAGAAGAAGTCTCAAACAAAACAGAAACAGAGTCACACTCTGCTGTTGTCGACTCTGTTCCTCCTCTTCAGGAAAAAGAATCAGATAAACCCGACCCTTCAAATGAGAACGTAACTTCTCCTTCTCCACCTGTTCAAA AGGTTGAAGATCATGCTGCTGAAAAGGATACAGAGGATTCAGTCAGCAAAG ATGTTATGCTTGCAAGAGTTTTAACAGAGAAAAGATTGGCTTTAATTAAAGCATGGGAGGAAAGTGAAAAGACAAAAGCAGAGAACAG GGCATACAAGAAGCATTCTGCTGTTGAGTTGTGGGAGGATAGCAGGAAAGCATCAGTAGAGGCAGAACTGAAGAAAATTGAG GAAAACATGGAAAGAAAGAAGGCTGAGTATGTTGAAAAGATGAAGAATAAAGTTGCTGAAATTCACCGGTTAGCTGAAGAGAAAAGGGCAAATGTTAAGGCTCAGAAAAGGGAAGAATTTCTGGGAGTAGAGGAGACAGCTGAAAAGTTTCGAAGCCGTGGAGTTACACCAAGGAAATTCTTTGCATGCTTTAGTGCCTAA
- the LOC137811400 gene encoding uncharacterized protein has protein sequence MFRSARWRSDKNRVKAVFKLHFHATQVFQSGMDALVLSIVPGDIGKPTTKLEKATVRDGTCRWENPVYETVKFVQEAKTGKVSDRIYHFLVSTGLPKASSIGEVSINFANYAEATKPSSVSLPIRISHCDAVLHVSIQRLQENGVRREEDECQVSNLKSDDRSSRSQLNNGDTDETSKSYSSEDVSAKAIMNRTELSSNYRTSSGSDITLSSSDDSSGLDTPREIGPRKKNIHLNTKGFLPDPVLHHASEPQNLARSASTSMDDVHQRSHWDWSAGSEHRLSIDDATYHNSPLKERSQQPSPLEIESLNAEVSALARQVDVSDLELQTLRKQIVKECKRGQDLTKEIVALKGERDAFKKECESLRSFQKRMEEAQVRNRSQLEGGDLHALVEEIRQELDYEKGLNANLRLQLKKMQESNAELVLAVQDLDEMLEQKNSDMCKCNHSCANERDKNSPEKKINLSKCETDDDDDEEQKALEELVKEHTEAKETHLLEKKIVDLYGEIDMYRRDKDELEMQMEQLALDYEILKQENHGLAHKLEQSELQEQLKMQYECSSSPSSMNDIETHIKNLENQLKEQSEDFTNSLATIKALETHIRNLEEEMEKQAQGFEADLEAVTREKVEQEQRAIQAEETLRKTRLKNAQTAERLQEEFRRLSTQMTTTFDANEKATMKALTEASEVRAQRSVQEEQLHKVKEELESTTAEYEVKLNQLSNQIDMMKVQIQQMLLEIEDKSKQLENQKKHEEQVSKDFSNEIGLLKAEIGKLNMEISCLLEQVQDKEILRTDLELTKKSVDEFETLLQKGTVERNELLGTIKLLKKEAEGSLNELNRMIHIKDEKETEVRVLQSELQAIRAQYNDLKLSFSKDEVEKEKLLKQVFQLKGELKKKDDALISSDKRFRESNARATLTDGTTNILKNKKTASVTQNSKEIASLREKIKTLEGLIQTKETTLKTSKTSFLEKEKELQTKIEELENKVEEFNRSIDLQKVVQDTSITTSSEISGDLRSTVEHLNAAKLLFKSEEKLSEKKEAGICINDAADSSHGDILTELTLLKERNKSMESELKEMQERYLEMSLNFAEVEGERQKLVMTVRNLKSIQKS, from the exons ATGTTTCGTTCTGCGAGATGGAGGAGCGACAAGAACAGGGTCAAAGCAGTTTTCAAGCTGCATTTCCATGCCACCCAG GTGTTTCAATCTGGAATGGATGCATTGGTGCTGTCTATAGTTCCAGGGGACATTGGAAAGCCAACTACGAAATTGGAGAAAGCTACAGTTCGAGATGGAACTTGCAGATGGGAAAATCCGGTTTATGAAACTGTGAAGTTTGTTCAGGAGGCTAAGACAGGGAAAGTCAGTGATAGAATATATCACTTTTTGGTTTCAACG GGTTTACCAAAAGCTAGTTCCATTGGGGAGGTTTCTATAAACTTTGCTAATTATGCGGAAGCCACAAAGCCCTCATCTGTCTCTCTTCCCATCAGGATTTCTCATTGCGATGCTGTTTTGCAT GTATCCATTCAGAGGCTGCAAGAAAACGGTGTTCGAAG AGAGGAAGATGAATGCCAAGTTTCCAATCTGAAATCCGATGATAGGAGCTCAAGGAGCCAATTGAACAATGGCGATACGGATGAAACCAGCAAAAGTTATTCTTCAGAA GATGTCTCTGCCAAAGCAATTATGAATAGAACTGAATTGAGTTCTAATTACAGAACATCCAGTGGCTCTGATATCACATTGTCAAGTTCTGATGACAGCTCTGGACTTGATACACCCCGCGAAATTGGACCAAGAAAAAAGAACATTCACCTCAACACCAAAGGGTTTCTCCCAGATCCAGTTCTCCACCATGCTTCAGAACCTCAAAACCTTGCTCGCAGTGCCTCAACATCAATGGATGATGTACATCAGAGATCACACTGGGACTGGTCAGCCGGGTCGGAGCACAGGCTAAGTATAGATGATGCAACATATCATAATTCTCCTCTGAAGGAACGCTCCCAACAACCTTCCCCTTTAGAGATTGAGAGTCTCAACGCTGAAGTATCTGCTTTGGCCAGGCAGGTGGATGTTTCGGACTTGGAATTACAGACCCTTAGGAAGCAAATTGTGAAGGAATGCAAAAGAGGGCAGGATCTTACAAAGGAAATTGTTGCCTTGAAAGGGGAAAGGGATGCATTCAAGAAAGAATGTGAGAGTCTAAGGTCTTTCCAGAAACgcatggaagaggcccaagtgAGAAACAGGTCACAATTGGAAGGTGGAGACCTTCATGCTCTTGTAGAAGAAATAAGACAAGAATTGGATTATGAGAAGGGCCTAAATGCAAATCTCCGGTTACAGttaaagaagatgcaagaatcTAATGCCGAACTAGTTCTTGCTGTGCAGGACCTGGATGAAATGTTGGAGCAGAAAAATAGTGATATGTGTAAGTGTAACCATTCCTGTGCAAACGAGCGGGATAAAAATTCCCCGGAGAAAAAGATAAACCTCTCTAAATGTGAAacggatgatgatgatgatgaagaacaGAAAGCATTGGAGGAGCTGGTTAAGGAACACACGGAAGCCAAGGAGACACACTTACTTGAGAAGAAAATAGTAGACCTCTACGGTGAAATAGATATGTACAGGAGAGACAAAGACGAGTTAGAGATGCAGATGGAACAGCTTGCACTGGACTATGAGATATTGAAGCAGGAAAACCATGGCCTTGCACATAAGCTGGAGCAAAGCGAACTGCAAGAACAGCTAAAAATGCAGTATGAATGttcatcttctccttcttcAATGAATGACATTGAAACTCACATCAAGAATCTGGAAAATCAACTAAAGGAACAATCAGAAGATTTCACAAATTCTCTAGCTACCATCAAGGCACTTGAAACCCATATCAGAAATTTAGAAGAGGAAATGGAGAAGCAAGCTCAAGGATTTGAAGCTGATCTAGAAGCAGTGACGCGTGAAAAAGTTGAACAAGAACAAAGAGCTATTCAAGCCGAGGAAACTTTGCGAAAGACCAGACTGAAAAATGCTCAAACTGCTGAGAGGCTTCAAGAAGAATTCCGAAGGCTCTCTACACAAATGACCACCACATTCGATGCGAACGAGAAGGCCACCATGAAAGCATTGACAGAAGCGAGTGAAGTGCGTGCACAGAGAAGTGTACAGGAGGAACAGCTGCATAAAGTGAAAGAAGAACTTGAGTCAACTACTGCTGAGTATGAGGTGAAACTGAACCAACTTTCCAACCAAATAGATATGATGAAAGTGCAGATACAACAGATGTTGTTGGAAATTGAGGACAAGTCCAAACAGCTTGAAAATCAGAAGAAGCACGAGGAACAAGTTAGTAAGGATTTCTCTAATGAGATCGGATTACTAAAAGCTGAGATTGGAAAGCTTAACATGGAGATTTCATGCTTACTTGAGCAAGTACAAGATAAAGAAATTTTAAGAACTGACTTGGAACTTACGAAGAAATCAGTTGACGAATTTGAGACACTTTTACAGAAAGGAACTGTGGAAAGAAATGAACTGTTGGGAACAATTAAATTGCTGAAGAAGGAAGCAGAAGGGTCACTTAATGAGCTAAACAGAATGATACATATCAAGGATGAAAAAGAAACTGAGGTCAGAGTCTTGCAGTCAGAGTTGCAGGCCATTAGAGCTCAGTACAATGACCTGAAACTCTCTTTTTCTAAGGACGAAGTGGAGAAAGAAAAACTGCTAAAGCAAGTTTTCCAGCTAAAGGgtgaattgaagaagaaagatgatgcTTTAATCAGCTCCGATAAGAGGTTTAGGGAAAGTAATGCACGCGCAACACTTACCGATGGAACTACAAATATTCTAAAGAACAAAAAAACTGCTTCAGTTACTCAGAATTCAAAGGAAATAGCCAGTCTGAGGGAGAAAATAAAAACGCTTGAG GGCTTGATACAGACAAAGGAAACAACATTGAAAACTTCAAAAACTTCATTTTTGGAGAAGGAAAAGGAACTCCAGACCAAaattgaggagctggagaacAAAGTAGAGGAGTTCAACCGAAGTATTGATTTGCAGAAG GTTGTTCAGGATACAAGTATTACTACTTCCAGTGAGATATCTGGAGACTTAAGGAGTACAGTTGAGCATCTCAATGCTGCTAAATTGTTATTCAAGAG TGAGGAAAAGTTGTCAGAGAAGAAAGAAGCAGGAATCTGCATAAACGATGCTGCAGATAGCAGCCATGGTGACATATTAACTGAGCTAACATTGTTGAAGGAAAGAAACAAATCAATGGAAAGCGAACTCAAAGAGATGCAAGAGAGATACTTAGAAATGAGCCTCAATTTTGCGGAGGTAGAAGGTGAAAGACAAAAGCTTGTCATGACTGTACGGAATCTTAAGAGTATCCAGAAAAGCTAA